The following proteins are encoded in a genomic region of Brachyspira pilosicoli:
- a CDS encoding PTS sugar transporter subunit IIB yields the protein MTKILLLCSAGMSTSMVVKKMKESAAKKNIEVEIEAVSTARFNELLDSYDIFLLGPQVKFQLKEFQAKAKEKNKPLDVIDFKDYGMMNGEKILDFALNLKVQ from the coding sequence ATGACTAAAATTTTATTATTATGTTCAGCAGGAATGTCTACAAGTATGGTTGTAAAAAAAATGAAAGAGTCCGCTGCAAAAAAGAATATTGAAGTAGAAATAGAAGCTGTATCTACTGCAAGATTTAACGAGCTTTTAGATAGTTACGATATATTTTTACTTGGACCGCAAGTAAAATTCCAACTTAAAGAATTCCAAGCAAAAGCTAAAGAAAAGAATAAACCATTAGATGTTATAGATTTTAAAGATTACGGTATGATGAATGGTGAGAAAATATTAGATTTCGCTTTAAACTTAAAAGTTCAATAA